One Mycolicibacterium fortuitum subsp. fortuitum genomic window carries:
- a CDS encoding TetR/AcrR family transcriptional regulator yields MGGRERFSVSSTSTTHDASASQWTERESELLAVTLRLLQQHGYDRLTVEAVATEAKSSKATIYRRWPSKTELVLAAFIEGTRVQLVPPRTGSLRTDLLTIGTSVCTQAREHGSTMSAIMSEIAHSPELSAALQSQFVLQRKKLMRDVLTEAVERGEIKAQAIHDELWDVMPGYLVFRSLIPGRPPTEATVRALVDDVLMPSLTRF; encoded by the coding sequence ATGGGCGGTCGCGAAAGGTTCTCGGTGTCTTCCACTTCGACAACACACGATGCTTCGGCTTCTCAATGGACCGAACGTGAATCGGAGTTGTTGGCCGTGACGTTGCGGCTGTTACAGCAGCACGGATACGACCGGTTGACCGTGGAGGCCGTGGCGACGGAAGCCAAGTCGAGCAAAGCCACCATCTACCGGAGGTGGCCGTCGAAGACCGAGCTTGTCCTGGCTGCCTTCATCGAAGGCACTCGGGTTCAGCTGGTGCCGCCGCGCACCGGCTCGTTACGCACTGATCTGCTGACCATCGGAACCTCGGTATGCACCCAGGCACGTGAGCATGGCAGCACGATGAGCGCGATCATGTCGGAGATCGCGCATAGCCCGGAGCTGAGTGCGGCGCTGCAGAGCCAGTTCGTCCTGCAGCGCAAGAAGCTCATGCGTGACGTGTTGACCGAGGCGGTCGAGCGGGGAGAGATCAAGGCCCAGGCCATCCATGACGAACTGTGGGATGTGATGCCCGGCTATCTCGTGTTTCGATCGTTGATACCGGGCCGCCCGCCGACGGAGGCGACGGTTCGCGCGCTGGTCGACGATGTCCTGATGCCCAGCCTCACCCGGTTCTGA